Within the bacterium genome, the region TGAATAATTTTATAAAAAATGTAACCTTGGAGATGAGTCTTAAACCATTCAAGGATAATTCAGAGACAGCAGTACGCTCTGCCTGCCGTGAATTATTTCTGCAATGGTTGCCGCTTATCCGACACGCTGATATAGTTTCGATCCTTCTGTGGTCTTCCGACGGTTCAGAAATTTTAGAATATGACGGTAATCTTGATAGAAACTTCGAATGGGCCAAATATATTGGTGTTGCCAACCCGCGTTGTACAGATAAAAGCCGTCCATATGATCCTGATAATATTTCAATACATCGCCATCCTTATTTATATCGAGAAAATCCGCCAGAGTTCACGTATGGCTGGCTGAAGGACTTAGTTGGCTATTTGAAGTTAATAGGTACGGAAGTGACATGTAAACAAATAAGGGTGGGAGCGACTTTTGATCCTGGTCCGGAATTCGCAAAATCTACTTTTAAGTATGAAAAACATCCGGAAATCTGTATAGGCAATACAATGGGGCAAGCTAGTTTTGTCTGCTGTTACTCCACATTAAAAAAAGACCAAGAAGTCTATGCTGGTTTCCCTGAAGGCATCCCCCACGATACACCATTCGGCACATTCCTTGGTCGACAGTGCAGGCATTTCCTTGGCGATCTCGGGTTTGATTATGTTTGGTTTTCCAACGGATTCGGCTTTGGCATGGAAACATGGGGCATTTGCGGCGCTGTATTTGACGGCAAATCTTTTCTATATGAAAAGTGTAAAGAGATTAGGGAAAATATTCTTTTATTCTGGAAATTATTTCGCAAAGAATGTCCGGATATCCCAATTGAGACCCGCGGTACCAATCTGTCCACAGGAATGGATCTTGCCTCTGACGCTGTGCCTTTGCAGGATATCTATAACGGAGGCTATGGGGTTGAGCCGCCTCCGAACTCACCATGGGCGGCTCTTAACGGTGATTTTGGACTGGAACTTGCAGGCTGGATGTCACATATTGCCGAGCTGCCGGACGAATCATTTCCATTTCGCTTTTATACTCATGACCCTTGGTTCCTGAGTAGCCCGTGGCTGGACCACTATGATCGTGAGCCTCACGACATTTATTTGCCGCTTTCGATAGCCAGGTTGAATAGAGAAGGCAGGGTTTGCACGCCAACATCCATCGAATTCCTGACCGTCGACGATTCATATGGCAATATGCCGGGAAAAGTGCCAAATGAGGTAATCCCGCATATTCTGGAAGCAAAGGAACGCGAACCGGATCAAGCTGGACCGCTGGTTTGGGTTTATCCATTCAGCGAGTATCACGAGATGACATTCAATGAGCCAAACCGCATAAAAGAGGTCTTCTTCGGCGACTGGTTCATACGTGGAGCTATCAACAACGGCTTTCCTTTAAATACAGTGGTCAGCACAGGTAATTTTACTTCAATTATGACATCAATTCCCGAATATTTCATGGAATCAATTTTGATTACTCCTATTCATGGAGATAATAGCAAAATTTGTCCTATGCTTCTAAAGCATCTACAGAATGGCGGGCGCATTCTTTTCTATGGCCCCATTGAGTACGCGAATGAATCCATATTGAAATTGCTTAATCTTCAAAAGACAGCGCCTATTTCAGGCGATCTGGAACTCTCGTTGAATTTGGAGACAGACAAGCTCTCTGAACATGCATATCCGACAAAGCTTAAACATGATGAACTTCTTTCTGGTGGCGGTCTGCGCGCTGCGCTCCGGGAAAAGCAGGATCCCTATTCTAAAATTATAGCAGTACTAAACAAAGATAAAGAAACGCGTATCGCAGCTATAAGCCGCAGTATGCCCGATTGGAAAGGTGGCAAACTGGCATGGGTGCGCGGAGTTAATTCATTCACTCTTAATGCCCGGCATCCCGTAATGTTCGATCCTGCAGAGGTTTTTCACGGGGAACTGTTGATGCGTTTTATACTGGCTGAATTTGGTTATGAGATTCAGGTTAAAAAATGCAGTCCGGATCAACGCAATCCAGTAATTACTGTGACGCGGCATAAGAATGGTTTTTTCTTCTCCTGTTTTGCACCTGATACAACCGTAGCTCTGTCTCTGCGCTTTCCACAAGGAGCGCCGCTCTTTAAAGGGATGGAAACACGGCTCATAAACGGCAGTTCTACTTACTTTTTACCTCGAGCCTTGTGCCGGGAATGCCGAGTTTTCATTGAGCAGGAAGAGGACAGCTTGATCTTCTGTAAGGAAGAACATTCCGGTCATGTGGGTGTCTATCGGCGTTTCTTGCTGAGTGGTCTTAAAAAAGCAACGGTACGTTTTTACAATGAACCGGGAATGGAGGCAAATGTCAAGATGCTTCGCAATCCTAAAAGACCATTTATAGTGGGTAACTTTGCAAAATTTCGTCAGGGAAATAAGGCCTATGGCCAACATCTGGTAACGAAAAATATTTCTGGAGAATTGTTAATTTCATGGTAGAGAGGAAGACATAAATGAATATGAAGCAGTTTATTAATCGCAAGGTACTTAAGAGTGGACGTGTGGGAGTTTTTAGTACAGGTCATTATATATACTGGCCACAGTTTCCTGGACTTAAAGAAAAACTGATTAATCACAGCAATTATTTCGTGGGACAACTCAAAAAGAATGCTTGGGCTACTATTATTGCCTTTGAAGGCATCTGCGACAGTTCTCAGCGCGCCTTTGAAGCAGGTAATTTCTTTGCTTGTAAGCAGTTAGATTTACTTATCTGTTTTGTTGGAACCTATACCCCGAGTGCTAATGTCTTCCCGGTTATTCAGCGGGCAGGTGTGCCGGTGGTTTTAGTCTGTTTACAGCCATCCGAGTGTATGGATTACGCAAAAGCTACCACCGCTCTTCAACTGGAAAACGATAACATTACCAGCCTTCCAGAGATCTCCTGCGCCATGGTCCGAGCAAATCAAAAACCTCTGGACTGCATTGTCGGAGCGCTTTACGAAGATGAGCGTGCGTGGAAGCGTGTATTCGAATGGTGCGAAATAGCCACCGTCTTACACGAACTGGAGAATGCTCGTCTAGGACTTATGGGCCATACCTATGAGGGAATGCTGGATATGAATTCTGATCCGACAATGTTTGACGCCCATTTCGGTATGCATATTGAACACATAGAAATGGATGACTTAAAGGAATGTATAGATGCAGTTACTGAAAAAGAAATAACAGAAAAACTAGAGACAATTCAGAATATATTTGATTTTCCTGAGCGTGGCGCGGAACTAATCGCCACAAAGGTTAAGAACGAAGATCTTCTCTGGCCTGCCAAGGTAGCTTGCGGAATGGATAGATTAGCAATTGATTTTAATCTGACAGGACTTTCTTATTATTATCGGGGCTTGGATAACAACGAATTTGAACGCATTCACGCGGCGATGATTATCGGCAATTCTTTTCTTACCACACGTGGAATCCCTATTTCCGGAGAATTTGATTTAAAGAACTGTGTTGCAATGCTGATTATGGATAGATTTAAAGCAGGCGGTTCCTTTTGCGAATTCCACCCTATCGATTTTAGGGAAGATTTTGTTCTTGTTGGACACGATGGTCCTCATCATCTCGCCATAGCCGATGGAAAACCGGCATTAAGAGCATTGAGCCTCTATCACGGCAAGCGGGGAAGCGGCCCTTCGGTTGAATACAAATTAAAGGTAGGTCCCATCACTATGCTGGGTCTAACCCAGACCTTTGATGGCAGATTCAAGATGGTAGTAGCAGAAGGAGAATCCTTACCCGGTCCTATTCCTGCCAGCGGCAATACCAATACCCGCGGTAAGTTCAAACCCGATGTGCGCACCTTCTTAGAGCGCTGGACAATGGAAGGGCCTACTCATCATTTTGCCCTGGGAGTTGGTCATATAGCGAAAAAGATAAAGCTGCTTGCCCGCTATCTGAATATTGAATGTGTGCTGGTTACGTCCGAAGATTAAAGATTCCGAAAAAGAAAGGATAATAATGTATAAGAAGATAGATGCTCAGTTAATCTCAAAGTTAAAGAATATTGTCGGTGAGAAGAATATTATCTGTGAAAAGAAACTAATGGAGGATTATTCCCATGATGAGTTTGCTCTCCCTTCAATAAGAAAATATCCGGAGATAGTAGTAACACCAAAATCCTCTGAGGAAGTGTCCGAGATTGTAAAGCTTGCCTCCAGGGAGCAATTTGCCATTGTTCCTCGTGGAGGCGCTACAGGATTATGTGGTGCATGCATACCACTCTTTGGAGGAGTAGTTCTCAGCCTTGAAAACATGAACAAAATCATAGAGATAGATCAGGCCAATCTTATGGCAGTGATGGAAGCAGGGGTTACTTTAATGCAGTTCTATGAAGAGTTGAAGAAGAAAAACCTATTTTTCCCACCACATCCCGGAGAAGAAAGCGCAATGATAGGTGGAGTAATTGCGACTAATGCAGGCGGAGCAAGAGCGATATGGAACCGTAAGAAACTTTGTAAGAGGGCTGGAGGTTGTCCTGCCTGATGGCAGGATAACCAATCTGGGAGGCAAAGTTATAAAGGATAGTTCAGGATATAGCCTGCTTCATCTTATGGTGGGTTCTGAAGGAACACTTGGAATTATCACTAAGGCTACATTAAATATCCTGCCGCCTCCTGACACAATGTTTACCCTTGTTGTGCCCTACACCAACCTATCAGATGCTATGGGCTCAGTCCCGATAATAATTCAAAAAGGCGTTTTGCCTTTAGCTATAGAATTTGTTGAGGATGATGTTCTCACTATCACAGAAAATCACTTAGGGGCAAAATGGCCTTGTAAGGGAGGAAAGTCATACCTGATTATCGTTGTTGATGGAATGAGCAGAGAAGAAGTGGAAAAAACTGCAGAAAGAATATCAGAAATCTGTCTTGATAATAGTGCTGTTGATGTGTTTGT harbors:
- a CDS encoding L-fucose/L-arabinose isomerase family protein, which encodes MKQFINRKVLKSGRVGVFSTGHYIYWPQFPGLKEKLINHSNYFVGQLKKNAWATIIAFEGICDSSQRAFEAGNFFACKQLDLLICFVGTYTPSANVFPVIQRAGVPVVLVCLQPSECMDYAKATTALQLENDNITSLPEISCAMVRANQKPLDCIVGALYEDERAWKRVFEWCEIATVLHELENARLGLMGHTYEGMLDMNSDPTMFDAHFGMHIEHIEMDDLKECIDAVTEKEITEKLETIQNIFDFPERGAELIATKVKNEDLLWPAKVACGMDRLAIDFNLTGLSYYYRGLDNNEFERIHAAMIIGNSFLTTRGIPISGEFDLKNCVAMLIMDRFKAGGSFCEFHPIDFREDFVLVGHDGPHHLAIADGKPALRALSLYHGKRGSGPSVEYKLKVGPITMLGLTQTFDGRFKMVVAEGESLPGPIPASGNTNTRGKFKPDVRTFLERWTMEGPTHHFALGVGHIAKKIKLLARYLNIECVLVTSED